The sequence below is a genomic window from Schistocerca nitens isolate TAMUIC-IGC-003100 chromosome 4, iqSchNite1.1, whole genome shotgun sequence.
ATAATTCATCTCTCTTGTAAACTGTGAAGTTTTCTACTTCTGAAGCAACTTTCAAAGCATTGTATACATCTTCAAATTCACCTGTGGTAATAACAATCATAACAGACTCAGTTAATGTTAGAGTTAGAATACACAATAAGCTACATGTTACTTGCTCGCTATCCGAGAACAATGATAACACGAAAAAAGAGAAACACTGTCACTTCAAAAAACATATCAAAGCTATAATGTAAATGACATGTCGTGTGATATGTACtcataaataattaattgttaactttattaaatcaaaattaatagCATTAAGCTGGGAAGCACACAGGTACCTTTTTTGGGAATTACATGCAGTGCCGGTGATGTGCTGGCTGTTAGATACTTTGTTTTGTTAACATAATGTGTCAAGTTGATTATTCTGTCTGCTGATACACTGTCCATGCCATGATCACTCAAAAGGAATACATTAAGCTTACTACTTAAGCCAGTAACAGCAATCTGGTCAAACAAATATTTAGTTATATCATCACACCTCATAATCTGCTTTAACACCTCCAGTGACTcaggaccaaataaatgtgaatggCTGTCAGGCTCTTCAAAATAGAGAAACACCAAGTTTGCTGGAGTGACAGGATCCATAAACCATTTTAACACTGCATCGACTCGATCTGTCCACGGTACAGATGGTTTAAATGTAGTGAGAAATGTAGGGAGAACACCTTGATAGTCAAACTCTCCTCCTGGCCACATGTAAACCCCACTACGATGGTTCAGTTTTTCATTTAGGCTCTATGAAAAAGGGGAACATGAAATAAAGAATACAGACTATCTATGCAGGTTGTTTTCTGCACAAGGAGTTGTATTACAATGTGATAAAGCTTACCCAAAGTGGAGCAACACTGTTTCCGAATTTCCACAGTTCTTCGCTATATGAAATAACTTTGCCATATCTCTCAtcatatacactacttgccataaCACCGTGTGAACTTGGAAATAAACCTGTGGCTATTGAGTGATGATTTGGAAACGTTTTTGTAATAAAAACATTGCGCATATATTGAGAGTGAACGCCTCTCTGATGAAGACTGTGTAGGGTTGGTGTTACGTTCTTATTTATGTAATCATACCGGAAACCATCAAATGACACCACTAACAAAAGGGGTTTAGTTGGAGAACCGTAAAAAACAGCAAACAGAGTAAAAATGCATATTAACAATATTGCTATGAATACAAACACAGTGTCGTACATGTCAGTCACACATCCAGATTGCCACAAAACGTATGATATGAAATCAAACTTCCCAGTCTTCTATTTTACATTATTCGAAAACAAAAGACATAGTGTTTCGTCTCACAAAACCAGAAACGTATGATCAATCCAGCAACTATAATACCCCTTTCAATGACTATGGTACAGCAGTCGTATTATATGTGGTAAATTTTTGGAGCAAATAAAGAATCACTGTTTTGTTTTGATTACTAGGGTAATGTTAACATTTCAATACGTATTGACAATTATGAGGTCTGTACTGTGCACAAATTACCCAACACCAGCAGAAATTTTATGCAGGGCAAAGCCTGATTTCGTAATAGGCTATATAGCTGTGTGAAAAACACAGATCAGACAAATCCTGAATTATTGCTCCAAGTAATTAAAGTATACGTAAATGAAATATGGAATGTAATTTCTCTCAGACAGATGTTTGAAGTGGCGCTGAGTTAGTTCGGCAATATTAAATTATGAAGCCAAGTTCATATACGCCACCGAAGTATCGCAACAGCTAGCGGCAATCCGCATTTGTATATATGAACTCCCGGTTTTCAGTGGTGCAACTTAAGGGACGCAACTtttgtcattccacaaaaagttcAACTTGGTTGTAATTTGTTACGCCAATTTCCTTCCACCAATGCTCCCTGATGGCTGTAACTCGAAACACGAGTATTGCGTCGCCGTTATGGTGGGGTAATAGCTGCGTTGCTCCATTCGAttttagtgtgtttacattttattactgaaaaaagtcAAAGCCGGTGTCGGCAGGTGCACTTTCGCAGCTTCTGCAAGTACAAGACCAACAACTTAAGTTCAATTTTCTGATgcagtgcgtgtgcgtgtgtgtgtgtgcaacattTGCAAACCAATGTTCTAGGCATATTCCACAATCTTGAAAGATTtttggataaataaataaacaaacttaatATCTTACCAGAAAAGCGAATCCTATAAACTTCGTGATTTCTGAGACCAGACActgtataaattgtggattatatgcGGGAAAAAACCCAGAAATGTGATGGGgcagctgttcaaaaaatggttcaaatggctctgaccactatgggacttaactcctaatgtcatgagtcccctagaacttagaactacttaactaaggacatcacacacatccaggcccgaggcaggattcgaacctgcgaccatagcggtcgcgcgcttccagactgtagcgcctagaaccgctcggccaccccggtcggctgggCAGCTGTTAAACCAAAAATTAGTTATTAGAATTGCCTACATTAATCTATACAATTAGATTCTTGGAAGAGTGAGGAGCTTGCTGATGATATTTGCATGCCAGCTGTTTGCCACAGCAGACAGCATTTTCGTGTTTGAgcgttatttcttttgtaaatgttttTGTGGCCCCTGATTTATAGATGAGTGAAATATATTTTCGGGTCTAACATTTGAATTTCGTCTTCCTTGTGTTTAGCTCTTGCCACAGCTCTAATGCCATAACCTGCACAATAACAATAATACCTGCCCATATGGTTTCAGTTGACGCCATGCTTAAAGCTGTGCAACCATGTAGAATTGGTGCTGCAAACAAAGTCCGCATATCCGGGGACGATGGGGGGTTGCGGCTTCCCATGAGCTCCCAGGGAAAGGAAAAATATAGTAGGAtcgggtgtttttctttcaagaaaatgatttaaaagtcagtattatgCAGATTTTTGAAGTGTCGGAACTAGAACTTTGTTTGGTTACTTACAACACGCCATTCGCCTTCCGAAATATTAACAGTACTTCATATCCACAGGTCTAGGCCCCCACCACGCCCTATAGGCGTCATTGTATGTAAGCATCAGGAAATGTGAAGCCATCGAAACACAGAACACAATAATATCAGAAGTGCAATGCCAATGTTATGATACGAAAACATTTCGAAGCTAGCAATCTGAGTGGCCTGGCCCGGCAGTGAACTTCCATTTCGGGAAAAGATGGTGTAACAATCTATATTAGTattagatgataatatttttcattcataCTTCACGGGTGGGTCTGGTAGTCTGGTAGTAAAGTGTATTTATTTATAAAtcccaaaattttaatttcaactgtgTGGCTGTTAACAAGTAGAAATTATGTTCCTGATTATGACCGACTTAAGTGCATTACGTCCTTTGAATTGTGTTGTAAATATGTTGCTCATATTCTGCTTAATTTTGGCTGTTATCCGTAATATTGGATGGCGTAAATGATGCCACATTtccttttggttcaaaatggttcaaatggttctgcgcactatgggacttaacatttgcagtcaccagtccactagaacttacaactacttaaaccatctaacctaaggacatcacacgcgtccatgcccgaggcaggattcgaacctgtgaccatagcagtcgcgcggttccagactgaagcgcctagaaccgctcggccacattggctggCCATTTCCTTTTGTTTAATATAAAACAGAAGCTTGTTTCATCACACGTAATTCTGTGGATTCATGTCTGTTACTTCTTATGAATCCATGTGTGAACTGCAAGATTTAAACGCACTGGAAGTATGTTGCtcgtattctacattatttttgaACCCATCTATTTTACATACTCTTCATTTAACGGAAGCGACCAaaattttcattgccttctgctaaAATGTACTGTTCATGGTACATATTAAGATcgtgtgaaaatatttgtgtaACTACTGTCATATTTTTAGAATTTCCAAGGAAGAATGCTCTAATCATCAAGGCGACAAAgcatactcatctacatctacatccatagtcagCAAGCCACTTTGAAATGCAAGGAACTCAGTGGCGAGAACCAACACCACtcaaagcagaattacatactCATTCTATCACAGGAGGTAATAAAGTTGAATACCAATACACACAAAACTTGCCAACATGTAGTTCTACAGTAGGTGTGAGAAAGCTCAGGAAACTAATGCAAagaaaaataaagtagaataaaaGCAGTATACTTCAGCTGCATTTAAATCATGCAGTTAAAACACAAGCAATAACAATATACAAAACAGAGTGTCATGAAACcaacttttatatgaaacaaaaccaaatatggaatcatttacacCACGCAATATTGTATATGTATGAAGAACTCTATCAGGAAAGGAGCAACATACAGAGGGGGCCACAAAAATATACACCCTCTTTGATATTCAGTATTAATGCAACAAAATGACTTACCATTACAATTCTTGCAAGGGGGGGAAGCTTACTTTGTGTGTTATACAGTGACACCCAGCAGCACCCAAATAATGTCGATGCCAATGAACTGTTGACCAAACTATAGTTGTCAGTGTTGCCAGTATGATAGCCATACAGGACGCTtcgatggtttctcgtagctcgttcagtgtagATGGCTTCTATTGATATACTTCATTTTTCGAGGTCCTCCGAAGACTGAAGTCAAGAGGTGAAAGATCTGGAAACTAtggtgggtactcaacagctcctcttcgaccaTTCCACCGatcaggtagattttcatccaagtaggccCCGACATCTCTGTGGTCGTGATGCAAGGAGCCATCTTGTTGtacgtaaaatctttcatttccaaacaactattggatggcaggtaaaatcgatgtaTGCAGCTTATGAAGAAATACCTCACCCGTTATGGTACCTTCAAAGAGGAATGAGCCAATCAAACAGCTCAATGAGAGACAACACCGTGTATTAACACCGAGTAGAATAACATGTGAGCGTGATGATTTTTAGGAGCCCAGTACACccagttgtggcagtttacagtACAATTCAGTTTGAATTGCTcctcgtcagaccagataaccatccctgTAAACCGTTCATCATTGCAAAGCATGCCTTCAACCACTCACAGTATTCTGTCTTTCGACCTGTGACGTTCTTGGGATGTACAGTTTTCACTTTGAAGCCTTCAGAATTCACCGTATGCTCGATCAGCTTGCCCCACTTTCATCTGCACCCTGTTTTGCTGATTTTTAAGTTgatctagtaaaatgttgcaacaaagCAGCACTGGAAGCTGGACTTCTTGATAGTTTTGGTCAGCCAGACCTCTCCTTATGCATGCCATGAACAGTAccatcggcttcaaatttgtcccAAATACGATAAATTGCTGTACGTGTTGGTGTATGAGTTCCGTACCCATTATGCCACTGCCATTGCACCTCCATCCCTTTTttgtacttccagtaccacttcagtcCTGCCTTGCGTTGTTTAAACGACAATCTTACTTcgttgtttccttcattgcttcactGCGATCTGCTGGAAAGCGGTCCCCAAGATGTGTTGAGGAAACAATGGACTATGTTACCCTGAAAAATTGcaacggtatgtcattttgttccaaagatattacactgaagagccaaagaaagtgatacacctgcctaatgttgtgtaggggccctgtgagcaagcagaagtgccacaacacgacgtggcatggactcgactaatgtctgaagcagcactggagggaactgacaccataaatcctgcagggttgtccataaatccataagagtacgagggggtggaaatccttattaacagcatattgcaaggcatcccagatatgatcaataatgtgcatgtctgaggagtttgttgACCACCGTTTaaataaactctgaagagtgttcctggagcaaccctgtagaaattctggacgtgtgaggtgtcacattgtcctgctggaagtgcccaagtccgctgtaatacacaatggacgtgaatgaatgcaggtgatcagacaggatgcttacatgtgtGTCTTCTATCAGATTTATAGATGcatcaggagtcccgtatcactccaactgcacatgcaccacactattacagagcctccacaagcttgaacagtctgatatgcagggtccaggtTCATGAAGTTCTCTTcatatccgctagatacaatttgaaacgagactcgtccgaccaggcaacatgtttgcagtcatcaacagtccaatgttggtgttcatGGACCCAGGCAAAGTGTAAAActttgtgttatgcagtcatcaagggtacacaagtgggcgtttggctccaaaagcccatatcgatgatgtttcgttgaatggttcgcacgctgacaattgttgattgcCCAGAATTGATATGTGTAGCAGTTTGCGAAAGGTTagcacttccgtcacattgaacgattctcttcagtcgtcgttggtccagttgttgcaggatctttttctggctgcagcgatttcggagatttgatgctttattgGATTCCAGATATTCATGGTACAGTCGTGAATTGGTCATATGGAAAAATCCCCTCTTCGTTGGTACCTCGAAGATGTTGTGTCCCTTcgctcatgcactgactataacaccatgttcagactcacttaaatcttgataacctgccattgtagcagcagtaaacgatctaaaaattgcgccagaaacttgtcttaCACAAGCGTTGCTGACcgaagcgccatattctgcctgtttacgtatatctATATTTGAAtttgcacgcctataccagtttatttggcgcttcagcgtagtaACTATCAAAGAAGGTCTACATTTTTCTGAATCTCTCTCTATTTTCAGTACGAGGCATTAACATAGCTATTTCAGCTGGACGTCAGTGCCAGTTGAAATAGCTACGTATAAAGCCTCGTATTTTCAATACAATTCAAACAGTACACTATCAACGAGAAGTCGTAATCGGAAACACAGTCACCCTGTTTACATGGGGCtctcaaaaccggatttcgtaaaccgatttcccaataccactTCTGGGTAGTAATGTAAACACTTTAAAATCTATTCTAGAAATCCGCTTCcagttgccggttttccaattccgcaatcaaTTTtggctcccatgtaaacgcaatcGGTTTTGGAATGTGCTTGGGCTATTAGGTCACGTTTTGTTTCTTAAAAGAAATCGGCTAATATGGTCGGAGTGGCCTTTTTACAGTGAAAgataagcagaaatattagactcaAGGCTTTTACTGCccgtctaattgaagagaaatagtgagtgtgctgactaaatcaaaaactgtaacagctgttttcaggcgccatatttaaccgGGATAGCAAATCCGCCTCACACCGTAACATGTCTTTCGGAAGATGCGTCGCATGTAAACGTAAAGAATGTGATGAAACCAGCGTCTATTAACTAAGAAACGAAAACAAACAGCGAAGCCTGAAAATCAGCCAAAAGAAAGCGAGATGAAGGACTGATAAAATTTAAGTGCTCCATGTggactggcagtgaacaaaggtcGTGTTACCAGAAGTTTCCATATGAGTTTCACCCCCCACGAAGTGAAAGCAGAGTCACGACCCTCTCTGGTGCGAAAGTAGTTTTCGTTTGACAGCTGGAGTGACAGCAGCGCTCAAACCGGTGAGGAAGCAGATAGTCACATGCGTCGTAAGGATaatgtttctttttaattattttctacttaagtTACGAAATAATTGTTGTATTTTGCGTTCTATACCTAAGTAAACAACCAAGAGACTTCAGATATCGTGAAGTACATTTAAAAACATCCGAATAACTctgattcaatgacataagctataACTTATGCATGAAGAATATTTTCGAATATGTGCATATTTGCAGCGTATTCAGCAGAAAGCCACAGAATATAAACacttatttcatgcatgagaagtatATATTTCTGTTTATGTCTGTTATTATCATATGCACTTGAACACTTAGAAATTTTTATGGAGACTAATGATTCACCCAtccttacacttcactcgactttctaatatgcgactatttttgtaaatgtaattatttttgcttcaaaagcgaatgcgTTGAAGGTTCTTGACGTTTGTGGCTCTGATATAGCAACAGTTGTGCaactggtctcttctgtgttgagAATATGTTATATTGCTTTTGACCACTTATTGTTACATCTATGTGCTCTTCCCTAAAGGTACAGATCTGTAGCGCCCTATCTTTGTCTATGATCTCTTTGGACTGTGTTGCTCTCTCGGCGCGCAACTTTTGTTCTGCCATGTTGTTCTCGCTTACTTCAGTGTCTAATAAATGCATTTACGATATCTGAAGTGTGTTATTACCGATCTACGATATGTGATAACCATATATCTGATGACTTATTTAGTACGTCCCATGTAGTTTCCTACGTTACACTTTCACTGATATGGCTGACAGTGTATTGAACCAAACTAagctttgttgggtagatataagacgTCTTTCTGCGAAcggtcaggtcttctggtgttaATTAGCGATTTTTTGTGCTGAAGGCAAACGACATTATCCAGTAAATGCCTGtaagttacaagagaatcgtaaatgaaCTGTCCTGTGATATACTGCTTCACACCTTCCAGGGTTCTTAGGAAACTAAATAGCGACAAACGTTGTGCGATTTTTTTAGTAATTGTCGGTTGTTATTGTACTAAATACACACCTATGTTACATGTCACTATATATGTTAGTATTCACACTCATATCGTATTCGCAAGTGTCGCTTGCTGATGGCGCTGCTACTGCTATGGGTAACAAAAGTGAGACAGA
It includes:
- the LOC126253488 gene encoding ectonucleotide pyrophosphatase/phosphodiesterase family member 5-like codes for the protein MYDTVFVFIAILLICIFTLFAVFYGSPTKPLLLVVSFDGFRYDYINKNVTPTLHSLHQRGVHSQYMRNVFITKTFPNHHSIATGLFPSSHGVMASSVYDERYGKVISYSEELWKFGNSVAPLWSLNEKLNHRSGVYMWPGGEFDYQGVLPTFLTTFKPSVPWTDRVDAVLKWFMDPVTPANLVFLYFEEPDSHSHLFGPESLEVLKQIMRCDDITKYLFDQIAVTGLSSKLNVFLLSDHGMDSVSADRIINLTHYVNKTKYLTASTSPALHVIPKKGEFEDVYNALKVASEVENFTVYKRDELFERWHYNNERTPPLLLLADEGFAFDDVLYVPDSHQRNGPRTFGVHGYDNELQTMHSFFIAVGPLLKKNYTIPPFDSVDLYSLFCKILGLYSPPTNGSLSNVISMLKDDTEIKIHLKWITISGSVILLLCLFIFAVHLMRKARRLEESNSDYTLLSDREASEGWVTKSQQEYHQADIQNLIKSEEE